Below is a genomic region from Littorina saxatilis isolate snail1 unplaced genomic scaffold, US_GU_Lsax_2.0 scaffold_1708, whole genome shotgun sequence.
agtcaccccaagcattcaaacgagcacttaaaacgcacctcttcaagaaatacaacccctgattttgttttctcagtccatcagtaggctacatgtagtgtatttgttgttttagtgataatgtgataatgtatataaacatctagggctgttttcagtattgttgatatataacatgttctgtttgattaagggtattcagctggtatttccttgttttcactacctattttattcatgtttttattacttagttagtggaagaatcttttgtaatgtatgtttgatggtgtatgcttttaattaagcgttgctgactatgaatgtagatgtaaatgcttgtataactgtgtttcaATTTTAAAAAGTTATGATGTTgtgctatataaatgctcatttattattattattattattacacacacacacacacacacacacacacacacacacacacacacacacacacacacacacacacacacacacacacacacacaaactagcaGAGGGGTGTAATAATCAATAGCCTCAGGAAGCCAACCGCCTTAACACTTATTTTATGCTTTCTATTCCTGTGTCCACAGATCGGAAAACCACTTCGCTGGTATACTACAGAATTAGCATTCCGCCAACACAAGATGCCTGACAACGACAGAGTGAATATAACCCAGCACGCCGAGACGCAGCCAATTTCCACAAGCAGAATCCTGGAAACCCACAACATGTTCCTATTTTGCTGAGACGATAAAAGTCGACCACCCGCGCAGAAATTGCTGGAACTCCAAGACAGCGAGATAATATAGAACGAGtcggtttttggctcacgaagtgtagcctatgcgatcgtaactttgtctgtctgtgcgtgcgtgcgtatgtgcgtatgtgcgtatgtgcgtgcgtgcgtgtgtatgtctgtggtagaaactttaacatttcgtcatttgaagacgtcacattatggcgtaagagggttagacgtcacgcgaaggaatgtctcggtcattgttattttgagcgggccgagactatttggcagtcgtgtctgtaagtaggctacatgcagacagacagatctagatctagtgtctctctttcttgcacagtgtcaccaatgcttactgtgtgtgtgtgtgtatgtgtgacggagtgattgagtttgtgttactgtttgtcgatttcttacgtgagccttgaaggcttcgcctcttgttttgttgtgctgtgctgtcaCAATGACTACGCCAACCACGACGATGTTTGAGCCACTTTTGAGCAGCGAACGGTCTTCTGGCTTCTCAAATGTTTCCAGCCCAGAAAGAGAACTGTCAGCTAACAGCTTTTTAGTTTCTTTGAATACGCCTCATTCTTCGCCTTCTCCTACAACGCTGGGCTCCGACTCCCCTGGTGATAATGGATTCTTCCTTGGGTACATAAAAATGACTCACATCAAGACTGTGTTGAACTGCGGGGTCATTCCCTTTTTGTCCGTACTAGGGGTGTTAGGTAACTgcctgtgtgtggttgttttccGCAAGCAGAGATACCACTCAGTGGCAAAACCTCTCCTCTTAGCTTTCTGTGTTTCAGACATTCTCTTCCTACTCGCCACCTTCCTTGTCAACCTGCCGTGCATCGTCAGAGAGATCGACCGCGAAGCAGGACATGTTTTTTACGTCTCCATGATGCCGCAGGTTGACGTGCTCCGTGACGTCATGAGCCGCGTGACGGTAGTGATGACGTTGGCGATAGGAGTGGAGAGGTGCGTGGCTGTGACACGACCAATCAAACTCCGCGCGTTGTGTTCTGTCCCTCGAACGAGAACCGCTGTTCTtcttatcttcttcttcgtcctcGCACTGAAATCTCCCGCCTTCTTTCACTATGACGTCAGGCGACACGTCATACAGGGCAACGTCACGCGCCTTGAGCTACACGTCACGAATTTCTATCTGGACAACAAGCACGTCCAGGATTTTTACTTTGATTACTTCTTGCTGGTGATGCTCCGAGCTCTTCCATTCATCTCCACCTGCGTGTGTTTTGGAGTCGTCTTGGTCAGCCTCAAACGCCGTCTGCAGTGCGCATGTCCTAGAACTCCAACATTCGGGGCATTTACACGTGCCAAGGGGGTACCGCAGAAACGAGACACTGAAGTCGACCACGGGGATCTTATGCTAGAAGAAAGAAAACTTACAAAAGCATTATTGGCTGTGTTGCTGCTTGACGTAGTGTGCGAACTTCCTGGGTTGGTTACAGAGGTGTACCACGTGATCCGACCTGACGTCCAATCGTCTTCGTTCGCTGTAGCACGTGACGTCAGCCGCCTCTTGAATGTATTTAACTCTGCGATCAATTTCGTTGTTTTTATGAAGTTGTACAAACATTTTTCAGTAACTTTCAAAACTATTGCGGGATTGTGCAATTGAAGTATGCAGCTAGAAATGTGTGAATGCGTCAAATCAAATGAAAGTGAATGAACAAAGAATATTTGTGAAATGTGCACAAAGGGTAACTTTGACAAATAACCACTGTAGATaagttgtgtgtttttttcttttcaccGATTTATGCACAATGCACGCATTATTCCGTAGTAGTGAAAACGAATGAAAAGTGTGTGTGGCCAAACACCGTTTGCAATACTCTTTTGGCCGTCACATATCGATATTTTCATATGAATGTTTGCACTGTGTGCCTACAAAATACACAACTAACGAAACATAATGAGTGTGATATGTGTCGTTTTGAATATGaaaactttggcttgcgtgagCTTGCATGTTCTTACTGTGGAATGAACTGTGTGATCAAATTGTTAATGTGTGCTCATAATTCTGTGAGGATCGAAGTTTTCTGTAAGGAAGTCACGGTACGCACCGCTTATCCCTCACACTTAACCTTTTCATCAGTATACATTGTATTTGGGAGGAAAAAAAACTTGGCTGTTGCAAATTTTACCTATTTTGTAATATATCTCCAAAAATGGAACACATGCTTACATTTTTAACACAATGATCGTAAATGTATTGTTGAGTAAGAAATTAAATAGGATACAAGGGGTAATCATGCTTTCGAAATAGGATCAGCGTTTTGTCCGTGTTCCTCTACTCTACGCCAAGAAATTACaaaagagagggggaagggacaGAGGGAGAGGTTTTTGATAGTCACAGTGCTTTATCAGCATTTTGCTTTGACTGCTTCGAATGATTGGAAATTCAGCAGAATTTGAACAAATCAGGCGTCATCACTAGAGTGAAGACATGTTAGCAAGATTCAGGTGCTACAATTACACAGAACACTCAACTTGTTTTCCACTAGTTGTAAAATAACATGGACAGGTTTAGGAACATTGCAGATACAGTTTGACAAAACAACATAAGCAGTCCTTGcttccaaacaaaacaaaaacaaacgtaacaactaaaaacattttttttaacaaccGCTGAAGTACAATACTCAGGTCATTTTAATAGACAGTATTAGACGGAGTTTCACAAAACACACTAAATAAtgatataaaaaatatataaactTGAGAATAAACCTAGACCGATACTTGTGAGGGAACTACAACGTACATATCCACACATTCCCTCCCAAGCCGTAATACCGCGCCCCAGGCAATTTTGTATTTACGCAGATATCCCCATTTTAATGCAAGACTGacttggagaagaaaaaaaaagtctaagtaTAACCTTTAGTTCGCTGTGGAGTGCGAAGCTATGCATCTTTAATTTGAACAATTTCAAATGGTATGCATCACTGActtcacaaatacaaacaatatCTAAGGCCCAAAAAATAAATAGTCTGTTCACGGTAacctgaccgaccctatttttttcgcgcgaccctagacttttttttggcatttgggaaaaaaaaaagaaaaaaaaagaaaaataacgtaaaaatatgttttttggaagaaaaaaaaatcccgacctaccgaccctattttttttgcctatgttactgtaaacagacatttttttttggcctaagaccTCTCTCTGAATGGGATTCACTAGTTGAAAGCTTTCTATCTTTCACTTAAGCCGTTTCAGATGATCACATCCGTATGACCCACACACTGGCACAGCTAGTTCAGAAATTGTCTGGCGTGTACCTAAATATTTCAGGAGAAACATGGCTCCAAATTCCGACTGAGCACTTGCTAAATCGTATAATCGGATACGTAGAGGATTTTGGCCCGGGAGAGAACTTGTTTATGACAATTTGATCACgtaggctttttttttttttttttttttttttcctccataAGGACGATCAGGACATATCGCAAAATATCGATATTGCCCGCGAGATTGTTTCCATGGAAACCGACCATTTTGATGATAGTCTAAAACACTCGTCCGATTGAGCGTATAGCTTTGTTTGAAGGTTGTGAATGTAGGTGGAGTGTTCTTAAATGTTATTCGCGGAGTTTGATTAAAAGTGCCTGAGGGATTATCTCGGTCTGCCTTCTTCGCTAtctgttttctctctttctctgtctgtttgtctgtcggtttctctctgtctctatctctctgtctctgtctctctctctgtctctctctctctctctctctctctctctctctctctctctctctctctctctctcacacacacacatatacacactcacacacacactcacaaacacacacacacaaagacagaaacacacacacacatacactgacacacacacacacacacaaacacacacacgcactcacaaacacacacacacacactcaaacacacacacacacacacacaaagacagacacacacacacacatacactgacacacacacacacacacactaacacgcacactcacaaacacacacacgcacacacaaacgcacacaaagccagacacacacacacacagacacacacatacactgacacacacacaaacacgcacactcaaacacacacacacacaaagacagacacacacacacacatacattgacacacacacacacacgcacactcacaaacacacacacgcacacactcaaacacacacacacacacagtcaaacacacacacacacacacacacacacacacactttggctATCCCTTCCTCCCGCCCTACCGTGGTGTTCCGGTGTCCATACGAAAAAAACAATAGTCTATGGCCGGTTTTGTCGAAGTCTGAGTAAACATCACCAGAACGAATGACAATAGGCGAACATCGTTTACCAAGTGGACAAGAGCAAGACAGTAAAAGGCAGAGACTGGGAGTGGGAGTGGCGTGGGGAAATCCAGATGTTGTTTTGAAGCTAATCAACTTCTCCACAAGGAAGAACAGGAAGTATTTAACCCCACATAGAGGACGTGTAAATACTCCAAGATGGCCATTCAGTGAAAATCTTGCCTTGGTTCCAGGacaaagacagagggagagaaagtgagtgtgtgggtgtgggtgtctgtgtgtgtgtgtctgtgagtgtgtgagtgtgtgcacgtgtgcgtgtgtgtgtgtgtgtgactgtgtgtgtgtgtacagggatTGCATGATCTTTTAAAGTTGTtactaaaaataaaataaaaactgttCTCGGTTTGTAACAGTTTGTGAGATATGCTGAGTGACTGaaatgtttttggttttttcatTGCGCGTGTACTccgtgttaaaggcacagtaagcctcccgtaaaccatcacagagctccccgagcgtctacatacagtacaagcatacttccatttgaacgctcaccgaacgggaacatcctggctgctttctgtcgagcgtgagacattttccaagaatttattttcgtggacttgctcctctacaacaatggcgcctcgtttttgcgctagacctaacttttaaaatctaaataataaattgacagcttgttacacaaacattctttaatcataaaagaattcgtttttcatcaagacaagatcagaacaattcgaagttgtgaaagtttaaaaaaaaagaaaagcccggaagcagggtcacgcaagggtcatggcagacgacggttttatcagtgcaaatcgccgttcctctcaacagtcaaaagccatcgctagagttcttgtgaaccacagccgttgtttcgtgcataaaaaaaacgtgctattgtagataagctcacgtcgagtcgcattcaaatgactaactatgacgactacattgtgaaaagggaaatctggatcacacgggttcacgatggctcaggggtaagataaaccacgcaaaaataaattctttgaaaattgttcgctctttacggagggcacctaggatgttctcaattggtgagtgtttaaatgaaagggtgtttgtactgtgtgtaaaagcctgaccgtatctgtgatggtttacgggaggcttactctgcctttaatgtACAACCTCCTTTAAGAAACAGAACTTGTGGACAATGTGAGATTTAAAGACGTCAACAAACGTTTGCACATCCCGTGCAAAGAGAAATTGCATGGGTAATCAGTAAAAGGAGCATCACTTTAACGAGCACTAAGTACTTGTTTGTCTTAATCATATTTTTTTATGTTGGAcagatataattataataaaagtGGCTGACATTGTTGTCGAATGCAGTTTGATTGGTAAGAGAGCCCTTAATGGACTTACAACAAAgtttttaaattttgagatgCAAAAT
It encodes:
- the LOC138956950 gene encoding FMRFamide receptor-like — protein: MTTPTTTMFEPLLSSERSSGFSNVSSPERELSANSFLVSLNTPHSSPSPTTLGSDSPGDNGFFLGYIKMTHIKTVLNCGVIPFLSVLGVLGNCLCVVVFRKQRYHSVAKPLLLAFCVSDILFLLATFLVNLPCIVREIDREAGHVFYVSMMPQVDVLRDVMSRVTVVMTLAIGVERCVAVTRPIKLRALCSVPRTRTAVLLIFFFVLALKSPAFFHYDVRRHVIQGNVTRLELHVTNFYLDNKHVQDFYFDYFLLVMLRALPFISTCVCFGVVLVSLKRRLQCACPRTPTFGAFTRAKGVPQKRDTEVDHGDLMLEERKLTKALLAVLLLDVVCELPGLVTEVYHVIRPDVQSSSFAVARDVSRLLNVFNSAINFVVFMKLYKHFSVTFKTIAGLCN